A region of Cucumis melo cultivar AY chromosome 2, USDA_Cmelo_AY_1.0, whole genome shotgun sequence DNA encodes the following proteins:
- the LOC103491980 gene encoding uncharacterized protein LOC103491980 — MDSFDGISVFGYDVNSSNMGNSDSSGVLEIYVHHARNIHNICIYENQDVYAKFSLTYNPDQTLSTRIINGGGKNPDFNENLRMKVTQLDSVLKCEIWMLSRARNYLEDQLLGFALVPLSRVVGKGKVTENYSLSSTDLFHSPAGTVQLSLSLDKSLPVDVLNSVSDLPVSSSISSEVVLLDRKISEVMLDSAEYSRIEFPDVNVVMENQQMVSEYFALARNDSCTRPGIATFLHLGASPPQPPYDFEMTANSTEEHQPGSISPNDSSIQNSSFLSSTTTSLSDDRNSVDSAEKKIRFSGQSSNSVNASVTTIDARNQVSGPCPDTPTSRKSGRAAEDKESKFSNKKDKISIKKEGSIPSVKFDHLFSAPLGNINLDAEQSAMQQQIVDMYMKSMHQFTESLAKMKLPMDLDKPEHEHRGVVLQTHDPKPEINQNKKDGSRVFYGSRAFF, encoded by the coding sequence ATGGATTCCTTTGATGGGATTTCTGTGTTTGGGTATGATGTGAATTCCAGCAACATGGGTAATTCTGATTCTTCTGGGGTTCTTGAAATTTATGTTCATCATGCTAGAAACATTCACAATATATGCATATATGAAAATCAGGATGTTTATGCAAAATTTTCACTCACTTATAATCCAGACCAGACCTTGTCCACTAGAATCATCAATGGAGGTGGGAAGAATCCTGATTTCAATGAAAATTTGAGGATGAAAGTTACTCAGCTGGATTCTGTGCTCAAATGTGAGATTTGGATGCTTAGTAGGGCTAGAAACTATTTGGAAGATCAGCTTTTGGGATTTGCTTTGGTCCCACTATCACGGGTTGTTGGTAAAGGGAAAGTGACAGAGAATTATAGCCTCTCTTCTACAGATCTCTTCCATTCCCCGGCTGGAACGGTCCAGTTGAGTCTGTCTTTAGATAAATCATTGCCTGTTGATGTGTTGAATTCGGTATCAGATTTGCCGGTTAGTTCATCTATATCTTCAGAAGTTGTGTTGTTGGACAGGAAAATATCAGAAGTGATGTTGGATTCAGCTGAGTATTCTAGGATTGAGTTCCCTGATGTTAATGTGGTGATGGAGAATCAACAAATGGTGTCCGAGTACTTTGCTTTGGCCAGAAATGATTCTTGTACAAGGCCTGGAATTGCCACATTTCTCCATCTTGGTGCGTCGCCTCCCCAACCACCCTATGACTTTGAAATGACTGCTAATTCAACTGAAGAACACCAACCGGGATCAATTTCCCCAAATGACAGCAGCATTCAAAACTCCAGCTTTTTAAGCTCCACAACAACGAGTTTGAGTGATGATCGAAACTCGGTTGATTCTGCTGAAAAGAAAATCCGTTTCTCAGGTCAGTCATCGAATTCTGTGAATGCTTCAGTCACTACGATTGATGCCAGAAATCAAGTCTCTGGTCCTTGTCCAGATACTCCAACCTCACGGAAGAGTGGCCGGGCTGCAGAGGATAAggaatcaaaattttcaaacaagAAAGATAAGATTAGCATAAAAAAGGAAGGAAGTATCCCTTCTGTTAAAtttgatcatctgttttcagCTCCTTTAGGAAACATTAATCTTGATGCTGAGCAGTCTGCAATGCAGCAGCAAATTGTAGACATGTATATGAAGAGTATGCATCAGTTTACAGAGTCTTTGGCAAAGATGAAACTTCCCATGGATCTTGATAAGCCGGAGCATGAACACCGAGGTGTTGTGCTTCAAACCCATGATCCCAAACCAGAAATCAACCAAAACAAAAAGGACGGATCTCGGGTATTTTATGGTAGCAGGGCATTTTTCTAA